In Eucalyptus grandis isolate ANBG69807.140 chromosome 4, ASM1654582v1, whole genome shotgun sequence, the following proteins share a genomic window:
- the LOC104440746 gene encoding chaperone protein dnaJ 50 yields the protein MAPPPAAATATRWRAAAALLAFSLLAARSAAIYCDEDDCYDLLGVSQSANSSEIKRAYYRLSLKHHPDKNPDPESKKLFVKIANAYEILKDEATREQYDYAIAHPEEVFYNAARYYQAYYGHKTDPRAVLVGLLLILSGFQYFNQCTRYNQAVAMVKKTPAYKNRLRALELERSGGVTNKKKNQKQMDKKVEEELSKELELEIKGTEKPSLWDLVGVRFILLPYTFVKLLLWYGCWFWRYKVKQAPYSWEDAAYLTQRALSVPIDAWSNIDELTKEDLIKRRLWNKSNLDSYFMEMRKEHKRRR from the exons ATGGCGCCacccccggcggcggcgacggcgacccggtggcgcgcggcggcggcgctcCTCGCGTTCTCCCTCCTCGCCGCCCGATCGGCGGCCATCTACTGCGACGAGGACGACTGCTACGATCTCCTAGG GGTTTCGCAGAGCGCGAACTCTTCCGAGATCAAGAGGGCGTACTACAGACTCTCCTTGAAACA CCATCCCGATAAGAACCCGGATCCGGAGTCGAAGAAGCTGTTCGTGAAGATAGCCAATGCCTACGAG ATTTTGAAAGATGAAGCAACTCGCGAGCAATATGATTATGCTATTGCGCATCCAGAGGAG GTATTCTACAATGCAGCAAGATATTATCAGGCATATTATGGTCATAAGACA GATCCCCGTGCTGTGCTTGTTGGCCTCCTTCTTATTCTTTCAggatttcaatattttaaccAGTGTACAAGGTACAACCAG GCTGTAGCCATGGTAAAAAAGACTCCAGCGTACAAAAACAGACTTCGAGCTTTGGAACTGGAACGTAGTGGAGGAGtgacaaataagaaaaagaatcagAAACAAATGGACAA AAAAGTGGAGGAAGAACTTAGCAAAGAACTTGAATTGGAAATAAAGGGAACTGAGAAACCCTCTTTGTGGGACCTTGTTGGAGTGCGTTTCATTCTCCTACCTTACACATTTGTCAAG CTATTATTGTGGTATGGATGTTGGTTTTGGAGGTACAAGGTGAAACAGGCTCCATATTCTTGGGAAGATGCTGCTTACCTCACACAGAGAGCACTTAGCGTTCCCATTGATGCCTGGAGCAATATAG ATGAATTGACCAAAGAAGATCTGATCAAAAGACGTCTATGGAACAAGTCGAACTTGGATAGCTACTTCATGGAGATGAGGAAAGAGCACAAGCGCAGAAGATAG
- the LOC104440747 gene encoding phenylalanine--tRNA ligase alpha subunit, cytoplasmic: MLRTQPGRRREGVLSVSAEAEMAEEAILGFLQTREEIADSGEFAAAHGLDHSEVVNVIKSLHGFRYVDAQDIKRETWVLTEEGKKYADVGSPEVQLFLAVPPEGISREELQKRLDPSVFKIGSAQAGKNKWVEMGKHISRKVQHVDDKVKDMLTRIKDGQGIDADSIKALKARKLITPQTWKGYSVKRGPNYAPKRKKAATDLTRENLQRGDWRDLEFKEYNFSAKGPPSEGGHVHPLLKVRQQLKNIFLYMGFEEMPTNNYVESSFWNFDALFQPQQHPARDSHDTFFLKAPSTTRELPEDYVERVKRVHELGGYQSRGYGYEWKRDEANKNLLRTHTTAVSTRMLYLLAQKKPFEPKKYFSIDRVFRNEAVDRTHLAEFHQIEGLICDRGLTLGDLIGVLHDFFSRIGMSKLRFKPAYNPYTEPSMEIFSYHEGLGKWVEIGNSGMFRPEMLLPMGLPEDVRVIAWGLSLERPTMILYGIDNIRDLFGHKVDLGLIKKNPICRLGNN, from the exons ATGCTCAGGACTCAAccgggaagaagaagggagggggTTTTGTCGGTGTCTGCAGAAGCGGAAATGGCCGAAGAAGCGATCCTAGGGTTCTTGCAGACCCGCGAGGAGATCGCCGATTCCGGCGAGTTCGCGGCGGCGCATGGGCTCGACCACAGCGAGGTGGTCAACGTCATCAAGAGCCTCCACGGCTTCAGATACGTCGACGCTCAG GACATCAAGAGGGAAACGTGGGTGCTTACGGAGGAAGGGAAAAAGTATGCGGACGTCGGATCACCTGAAGTGCAGCTGTTTTTGGCTGTACCGCCAGAGGGTATCTCTCGTGAAGAACTTCAG AAAAGGCTTGACCCCTCAGTTTTCAAAATAGGTTCTGCACAAGCAGGGAAGAATAAATGGGTCGAGATGGGCAAACATATATCTAGAAAG GTTCAACACGTGGATGACAAAGTCAAAGATATGCTTACCCGGATAAAAGATGGGCAG GGTATTGATGCAGACAGCATCAAAGCTCTCAAAGCAAGAAAGCTTATTACTCCACA GACATGGAAGGGTTACTCAGTGAAGAGAGGTCCTAATTATGCCCCTAAAAGGAAGAAGGCTGCTACAGATTTGACTCGGGAAAATCTCCAGAG GGGCGACTGGAGGGATTTAGAGTTCAAAGAGTATAACTTCAGCGCCAAGGGTCCGCCTTCTGAAGGTGGCCATGTTCATCCACTTCTTAAG gTGAGGCAGCagttgaagaatatttttctttatatggg TTTCGAGGAAATGCCTACAAACAACTATGTGGAAAGCAG TTTCTGGAACTTTGATGCTCTGTTCCAGCCTCAGCAACACCCTGCTCGTGATTCACATGATACTTTCTTTCTAAAAG CTCCTTCCACCACGAGAGAACTTCCTGAAGATTATGTTGAACGTGTGAAGAGAGTTCATGAATTGGGTGGTTACCAGTCTCGAGG ATATGGATATGAATGGAAGAGAGATGAAGCAAATAAGAACCTTTTACGAACTCACACGACTGCTGTTTCCACGCGGATGCTTTACTTGTTGGCACAG AAGAAACCCTTTGAACCAAAGAAGTACTTCTCAATTGATCGTGTTTTCAGAAATGAAGCGGTAGATCGAACCCATCTCGCAGAGTTCCACCAGATTGAAG GTCTCATATGTGATCGAGGACTTACTCTTGGAGATTTGATTGGAGTCCTGCATGATTTTTTCTCTCGTATAG GCATGTCAAAGCTCCGTTTCAAGCCTGCTTACAATCCGTATACTGAACCTAGCATGGAGATTTTCAG TTACCATGAGGGCCTTGGGAAATGGGTGGAGATAGGGAACTCTGGCATGTTCAGACCTGAAATGTTGCTTCCTATGGGACTCCCTGAGGATGTTCGTGTTATTGCCTGGGGACTTTCTCTCGAAAG ACCCACGATGATACTTTATGGGATTGATAACATCCGGGATCTGTTTGGACACAAG GTTGATCTCGGTCTTATTAAGAAGAACCCAATATGTCGTCTgggaaataattaa